The window AGGCCGACGACCAATGAGCAGCGACTCGGAGTTCACGACCGAACCGACGGAGTATCAACACGACGACGACGGCGGCCCGCAACCGGAGAAACACTGCGGGCACGGCCGCGGTGGAATGGGCGAGGAAGTGGCCCGGAAGGAGGACAAGCGCTTCATCACCGGCCGCGGCAACTACGTCGACGACATCAAGAAGCCGGGGATGCTCCACTGCGAGATCGTCAGGAGCCCGCACGCCCACGCCCGAGTCGAGGAGATCGACGGGTCGCGCGCGATGGATCTGGACGGCGTCGTGGCCGTGTTGACGGCCGACGACCTGCTGGAGCACGACCTGGCGACGATGCCGACGCTGATGGACGACACCCAGGACGTCCTGGTCAACGAGAAGGTGAAGTTCCAGTCCCAGGAGGTCGCCGCCGTCATCGCCGAGGACCGGTACACGGCGAAGGACGGGGCCGAGAAGGTCGAGGTCGACTACGAGGTGCTCGACCCCGTCGTCGACGCGAAGGAGGCGCTCGAGGCCGACGCGCCGGTCATCCGCGAGGAGCTCGACGACCAGGAGGACAACCACATCTTCGACTGGGACACCGGCGACAAGGAGGAGACAGAGCGGGTCTTCGAGGAGGCCGACGTCACGGTCGAAGAGCAGATGGAGTACCAGCGGATCCACCCCGCGCCGATCGAGACCTGCGGCGCGGTCGCCGACTGGGACCCCGGAAAGGACAAGATGACGGTCCACATGACGTCGCAGGCGCCGCACGCCCACCGGACGCTGTTCTCGCAGGTGTCGGGCATCCCCGAGCACAAGGTCCGGATCGTGAGCCCGGACGTCGGCGGTGGCTTCGGCAACAAGGTCCCCATCTACCCGGGCTACGTCGTCGCCGCCGCGGCGTCGTACGTCCTGGAACGACCGGTGAAGTGGATCGAAGAGCGCTCGGAGAACATCCAGACCACGGGCTTCGCCCGCGACTACGACATGACGGGCGAGGTCGCCGCCACGGAGGACGGCGTCATCGAGGGCGTGAAGGTCGACGTGCTGGCGAACCACGGGGCGTACAACGCGGCGGCCCAGCCCTCGAAGTTCCCGGCCGGGTTCTTCAACATCTTCACCGGCTCCTACGACGTCGAGGCGGCCTACGGGTCGCTGACGGGCGTGTACACGAACACCGCGCCGGGCGGCGTCGCCTACCGGTGCTCCTTCCGCGTCACGGAGGCCGTCTATCTCATCGAGCGGATGGTGAAGGTGCTCGCGGACGAACTCGACGTCGATCCGGCGGAGATCCGCCGGCGGAACTTCATCCCCTCGGACGCGTTCCCCTACGAGAGCGCGACCGGCTGGAACTACGACTCCGGCGACTACGAGAAGGCCCTCGACAAGGCCCTCGAGATGGCCGACTACGAGCACTACCGCGAGGAGCAAAAGCGCCGCATCGAGGAGGACGCGGACAAACTGCTGGGAATCGGCATCTCCTCGTTCACCGAGATCGTCGGCGCGGGGCCCGGCAAGCAGTGCGACATCGCCGGCATCGAGATGTTCGACTCCGCGGACCTCCGCGTGAACCCGACCGGGAACGCGGTCCTCCGAATCGGCGTCCAGACGCAGGGGCAGGGCCACGAGACGACGTTCGCCCAGATCGTCGCCGAAGAGCTGGGGATGGACGTCGACAACATCGTCGTCGAGCACGGCGACACCGACACCGAACCGTACGGCCTCGGCACCTACGGCTCCCGGTCGACGCCCGTCGCGGGCGCCGCGGCCGCCGTCGCCGCGCGGAAGGTCCGCGACAAGGCGAAGTCGATCGCCGCGAACGAACTCGAAGCCGCCGAAGAGGACATCGAGTGGGACCGCGAGTCCGGCGAGTTCCACGTCGTCGGCGCGCCGGACCGCTCGATCACGATCACCGAGATCGCCGCCGGGGCGTACATGAACCACCCCGGTTCCGAAGAGCCCGGATTGGAGGCGGTGAACTACTACGACCCGCCGGAGATGACGTACCCCTTCGGCTCCTACATCGTCGTCGTCGAGGTCGATCGCGAGACCGGCGAGGTCGATTTCGAGAAGTTCGTCGCGGTCGACGACTGCGGCAACCGCATCAACCCGATGATCATCGAGGGGCAGATCCACGGCGGCCTCGCGCAGGGCATCGCGACCGCGATGCTGGAGGAGGTCACCTACGACGACAACGGCAACGTCACCGGCGGTGACTTCATGAACTACCTGCTGCCGACGGCCCACGAGATCCCCGAGTTCGAGACCGGACACACGGTCACGCCGTCGCCGCACCACCCGATCGGTGCGAAGGGCGTCGGCGAGTCACCGACCGTGGGGTCGCCGCCGGCCATCGTCAACGCAGTGGTCGACGCGATGTCCCACGCCGGGACCACCCACGTCGAGATGCCGATGACGCCCGACGTCGTCTGGGAGGCGCTCGACGAGGCCGGCCTGGCGCTCGACCCGAGTCAGAACGTGAGCTTCGAGTTCGAGGGCGGACAGAGTGAAGAACCAGCCGACGACTGAGACGGGCGGTCGTCGGGTGGTCTCGCCCGTCGGGCCCCGACCGCCGCGGCGGGAGCGACGGCGAGACACTTCGGTCCGGCCGAACGTGCGAGCCAGCACTCGGCGACAGCCCCATTGGCGCTGCCGACGTGGAGACACCAATCGATGACAGAGAACGAACCCACCGAGACGAGCGGCGATCCGCCGCATCTAGCGGCCGTCAGCGACGGCGACGTCGCCGCGCTGGAAGCAGAACTCGCGGACCGAGGCGAGGCGTACGCCCGCGTGACGATCGTCCGCCGCGAACCACCGGTGTCGGCGAACGTCGGCGACCGCGCGGTCGTGACCGGGGACGGCGAACTCCACGGCTGGATCGGCGGTGCGGCCTGCGCGCAGACGACCGCCATCAGCGAGGCGAAAGCCGCTATCGACGACGGGAAGCCGCGCTTGGTCGGTATCGCGCCCGATCCCGACGAGGTCGATCGCCCGGGGCTGGAGGCGTTCCCGATGCACTGCCACAGCGAGGGCGTCCTCGAACTGTTCGTCGAGCCGGTGAACCCGACGCCGGAGCTGCTGATCGTCGGCGACTCGCCGGTCGCGCGGTCGCTCACGCGGATCGCGGGCGAACTGGCCGTCGACGTCGTCCTCGTCGATCCGGACGCCGGCGACGACCACGCCGCCGACCGGGTGATCGAGAGCACCGATCCCGACGCCGTCGCCGACGCCGTCGGCCGCTCGCCGCTGGTCGTGGTCGCGTCGATGGGCAAGTACGACGCCCGCGGGGTCGCCGCCGGCGTCGCGGCCGACGCCTCGTACGTCGGCCTCGTCGCCAGCGACACCCGGAGCGGGGAGGTGATCGAGCGTGCCGCGACGGTCCTCGATACGGACCCCGAGCGTGTTCGGGGGGCCGTGACGAACCCCGCCGGCGTCGACGTCGAGGCGTACACGCCCGCCGAGATCGCGGTGAGCATCCTCGCCGAGGTCGTGGACGCGCGAGCGGCCGCGGCCACGACCGCGAGCCATCCGCGGCGGTCGCCGGTCGGAGAGGAGTCGGCGACCGAGGACGGCGCGAACACCGAAGAGACGTCGGAGAGCCGGAACGGGGCGGATTCTGGGGAATCGACGAGGGACGCGGCGGAAGACGAGACCGCGACACCCGAACTGGCGACCGATCCCGTCTGCGGGATGACGGCCGATCCCGAGACGGCACCGGCGGTCGAACACGGCGGGGAGACGTACTACTTCTGCTGTGAGGGCTGTGCGGACTCGTTCCGCGCGGAGCCGGAATCGTACCTGGAACGGGAGGCAGCGTGAGCCGGAACGCGTTCGCGTCGCTGTCGGCGTCGGACCTCGAAGACCGCTTCGAGGCCGAGGCGTACGTCGCGGACGACCGGACGGTCACGACCGTC is drawn from Halobellus limi and contains these coding sequences:
- a CDS encoding aerobic carbon-monoxide dehydrogenase large subunit, with amino-acid sequence MSSDSEFTTEPTEYQHDDDGGPQPEKHCGHGRGGMGEEVARKEDKRFITGRGNYVDDIKKPGMLHCEIVRSPHAHARVEEIDGSRAMDLDGVVAVLTADDLLEHDLATMPTLMDDTQDVLVNEKVKFQSQEVAAVIAEDRYTAKDGAEKVEVDYEVLDPVVDAKEALEADAPVIREELDDQEDNHIFDWDTGDKEETERVFEEADVTVEEQMEYQRIHPAPIETCGAVADWDPGKDKMTVHMTSQAPHAHRTLFSQVSGIPEHKVRIVSPDVGGGFGNKVPIYPGYVVAAAASYVLERPVKWIEERSENIQTTGFARDYDMTGEVAATEDGVIEGVKVDVLANHGAYNAAAQPSKFPAGFFNIFTGSYDVEAAYGSLTGVYTNTAPGGVAYRCSFRVTEAVYLIERMVKVLADELDVDPAEIRRRNFIPSDAFPYESATGWNYDSGDYEKALDKALEMADYEHYREEQKRRIEEDADKLLGIGISSFTEIVGAGPGKQCDIAGIEMFDSADLRVNPTGNAVLRIGVQTQGQGHETTFAQIVAEELGMDVDNIVVEHGDTDTEPYGLGTYGSRSTPVAGAAAAVAARKVRDKAKSIAANELEAAEEDIEWDRESGEFHVVGAPDRSITITEIAAGAYMNHPGSEEPGLEAVNYYDPPEMTYPFGSYIVVVEVDRETGEVDFEKFVAVDDCGNRINPMIIEGQIHGGLAQGIATAMLEEVTYDDNGNVTGGDFMNYLLPTAHEIPEFETGHTVTPSPHHPIGAKGVGESPTVGSPPAIVNAVVDAMSHAGTTHVEMPMTPDVVWEALDEAGLALDPSQNVSFEFEGGQSEEPADD
- a CDS encoding XdhC family protein; amino-acid sequence: MTENEPTETSGDPPHLAAVSDGDVAALEAELADRGEAYARVTIVRREPPVSANVGDRAVVTGDGELHGWIGGAACAQTTAISEAKAAIDDGKPRLVGIAPDPDEVDRPGLEAFPMHCHSEGVLELFVEPVNPTPELLIVGDSPVARSLTRIAGELAVDVVLVDPDAGDDHAADRVIESTDPDAVADAVGRSPLVVVASMGKYDARGVAAGVAADASYVGLVASDTRSGEVIERAATVLDTDPERVRGAVTNPAGVDVEAYTPAEIAVSILAEVVDARAAAATTASHPRRSPVGEESATEDGANTEETSESRNGADSGESTRDAAEDETATPELATDPVCGMTADPETAPAVEHGGETYYFCCEGCADSFRAEPESYLEREAA